The Radiobacillus deserti genomic interval ATTGTTTTTTTGGCCATTTTTATTCTAACGTTCTTATCTATCATCTTTAGATGGTTCGTGCAAACGTACCAGGTCGATGAAAGAGCATTCCATCTTAATAAAGGATTATTTGTGAAATCTAAGCAAACAGTTCCTTTTACAAAAATCCAAAATATAAATCGACATACTTCTTTTTTTCATCGACTTTTTCAAGTGACATCCATTCATTTTGAGACGGGCATGAATAATGAGGAATCATCTGTTGATTTTCCAGTTATAACTCAGGCAGAAGCAGATCGTTTAGAAGCACAGGTAAAGCAATTTGATACTAATGTTGATCAAGAAGGAGAAGAACAAGTTTTAGAGAATCAAGAGCCTTCATTACATAAAACGATTCACTTTACACCAACGAAGAAGGATACTTTTAAAGCGGCATTCTCATCTTTAAGCTTTCTTGTGTTCGTTCCGTTACTTATATCTGTTTATACAAATATAGATGACATTTTTGATCTGGATAAACAAGCAGAGGGGCTTTTTTATATCATTATCCATTCCTGGTGGATTACGACTATCGTTGTTTTCATAATTATTGTTTCATCCTTAGCGTATGGAATTATTCGCACGTATATAAAATACGGAAAATATGAGATTTCTTCCGATTCAGACCGAATCTATATTAAAAAAGGAATCCTAGATGAAACGGCTTTTTCTATCTCAAAAGAAAAGGTGCAAGCTGTTGAAGTATCACAGTCCTTCATGAAGCGAATTCTTGGTCTAGCAGAAGTTAAGCTAACAAGTACTAGTAATTCCATCAATGATAAGTTAGAAGTAAACACATTATATCCTTTTCTACCAATTCATCGAGCATACGGAATAATCTCAGATATATTGCCATCTTATAATATTGTGGAAGAGATGGAGAGACTTCCTAAACAATCGTTATGGATTCGACTAATGAGACCAAGTTGGTTCTGGATTATCGTTGTCATTGTTCTTTTTTTCTGGAAACCTGCTTTTCTAGGTTTAGATGGTTTTTGGTGGATGGGATCGATCTTGTTATTCGTTGTTATCTACTTGTCTAGAGTGCTGGATTATTTTCATACTCGCTATGTGTTACGTGGACCATTTATCCAAATGAAAACAGGATCGTTTTCTACCACACTATTCATGACAAAAAGAGATAAAGTAATAGGTGTAACTGTATCGAGAGGTCCAGTACAACGTAAGTTGCGTCTTGCTTCTATATTAACGAAGAACCGTGCAAATCCTATCCGATATTCTGGGCTGGATGATGTTCCTCAATCTATAGCAAACGATTTTTATTACTGGTATGCAGACAGAAGAAAAGATATAAATATTGAGGAATGAAGAGGCAGATTTATTGGCAATTTATAAGTAGGAAACTATAATAATGGCAAGTAAATCATCGATACAAAATTGCCATTGAAAGGAGCCTATTTGTATGGAATTTGCGGTGAAATGGAAGGATAAAATGGCTTTTAGTGGTCAAACACCATCCGGACATGAAATCAATATGGATGCCTCTGCAGAAGTAGGAGGAGAAAACACAGGTGCTAGGCCTACTGAATTACTTCTAAATGCGGTAGCAGGATGTACGGGAATTGATATTATTTCTATTTTGAAAAAGATGCGGTTAGATCCTACATCTTTTGAGATGAAGATAGAAGGTAGTCGAGCAGAAGAGCATCCTAAACGCTTCACGAAGGTTCATATTCATTATGCGTTGGAGGGAGAGCTGCCGGAGGATAAGGTCGCTCGTGCGATCAAACTATCGATGGATACGTATTGCTCCGTTTCTCATTCCTTAAATGCGGAGATTACAGCCAGTTACTCTATCAATGGGACAGAGGGGAAGGAAGAACTATAGTAAAATGCCAGGAACCGAAAGGGTTCTTGGCTTTTTTGCATTTAAATATGTGTACGCTCCATTCTTCTGATTTTTCTTAGTAATCGGACATAGGAAAAGCCATTTAAGAGGATTAGAATGACATAAAGAATCTGTAAGATGGACACGTACGCATATTTAGCTGGTAGTACGATCGTAAAGAAAATGGTAAGTACAGCAATTAACACATTTAATATAAAATTGGATAAATCTTTGTACTTTTTAACTTTTGATTCAAGATGTGAATAAATGTCTGGTGTCTCTTTATGTAATGAAGCATTGGTACGAAAGTAATACCAATCTTGGAAACGTCCTACGTGCTCCCATCCAGCATCTTCAAAAAGATTTATATACTCTGCCACATCATTTTTTCGGTTTCCTTTATAATCCAATTTATATACATAATCCTTTGGTTCTGTTCTTTTAAATGTATAAAAAAACCAATTATAACGAATGAAATCCCATCCGTTATTAGCCATATTCCTGAGCCAGTTTTCTTCTGCATCATTTTGCCAGACCCAAAAAATTTTAAATATTTTTTTATTCATTGTCTTCTCCTCCAACTGAATCGATATAAGTTTTGCTGATAGACACTAAGTCAAACAAACGTTTGTACTCAAGCTTTATTATTTTTTTACCTAAGCTTGTAATTTGATAACATTTTTTCTTTCTTCTTTTATATCCGCTACTTTCTCAATAATCCGTTGCTTTTCTAACTTAGAGAGCGCACCATAAAGAGTACCTGGCCCCAGCTTTACTTCTCCGTGACTCATTTCCTCTACCTTTTGCATAATGCCATAACCATGCAAAGGCTCAATGAGAGCTAGAAGTATGTAGTAGGTCGTATGCGTTAATAAGCAACAAGAAGTTGAAAATAAACTAATTTTTTCGAGTGGCTTAATCATGGTGAATACATGTACTATAGAAAATTTTAGAAAAATTTAAGAAACTAGTATGTCTATTTATAGTAAACTATTTGGTAATATTTCCGCGCGTAGGATAGGACTTTAGAATGATTGTATTATAGGTATAAAATCACGTATGGATAATAGTTGCTTAGTAGATTGTGCTATAATAACCGTGAAATTAGTACATAAGCAAGGGGAGAGGTAAAATGAAAATTGTATGTACTGGTTATGGAGTCTTAGCTCCTAATACTATCAACATAGACGCGTACAAGAAGAATTTAGAACAAGGAAATTGTGCGTTAGAATTGGAAGAAGGAGCCGGGCCAAAAGATGAATCTAATATCGTTGGCTATATTCGTGAAGGATTAGAAGAATTTGAATTAGATAAAAAAGAAAAAAGATTGCCTAGAGTAACAAAGATGGGGATAAAAGCTACAAAAGAGGCAATAAACTCTGCCAGAATAGACTTGGAAGGAAAGAAAGTGGGATTATTCTTCGGTGTATCTTTAGGAGCGACTGGGGAAGAATTGTATCAAGATGCTATTAAACAAGCTAATGAAGACAATTACAGAAAGGTGCCGCTTGTTTTTTCCCATTATGCAAACACACACTCTATTTCTGCTGCTATTGCCCATTCAATTGGCCTAAAAGGGATGGTCAAAACCATTACAACTGGTTGTACGTCAAGTTTAGAAGCTGTGGAAGAAGCAATGGTTTACTTGAAGAGTGGGAAAATTGACGTGGCTATTGTTGGAGGATCCGATACACCGATTTGCCCTCCGACCACGTATGCATTTTCAAAAACAAGAGTGTTGCCTTTAAATCAAGGGTTAGAGGATGGTGCGGTTCCTTTCCATTCCGATAGTGCTGGATTTGCAATGGCGGAAGCAGCTGGTGCGGTTATTTTGGAAAGGGAAGAAGATGCAGTCCACAGATCTGCAGACATTCGTGGAGAGATTGTGGATATTGTATCCAATAACGACGGCATCTATATTTTCTCTTTAGACGAGTCAGGAGAGCAAATGCTAGCTGCATTAAAGGAAGTAACAATGAACCGAACACCAGATTATATAAATAGCCAAGCTCTTGGGATACAAATAAATGATAAAATAGAAGAAAAATGCTCAAAGACATTGTTCGACCATAAGATTCCTTATACATCGATAAAAAGTATGTACGGAAACCCATTTGGAGCAATTGGAATATTACAGGTTATCTCAACATTGTTGAGTCTGGAGCATGGATTTATTCCACCTACTATTCGAACAGATAAGAAGGGGTATGAAAGTATGAATGTGGTAACTCAGACGGTCTACCAAGAGGTTAAAGAAGTTGCTATTACGAACCATGGATATGGTGGGAATAATGCATGTGCTTATATAAAGAAATATAATCATAGGTAAACAGATAGGGGGGGAACACCACGATTATTGGGATATTAATTGGTACAATTGGATTCATTCCGTTAGTTCTAGCCCTGAGCATGCGGAACATTTACAAAGAATCCATTCTATCAACTGCCTTATGTATATATATGATTCTAATCATGGTTTGGCAGATGGATGTCGGCATCTTATATTTTAAAGGGATATTAGAAGAAGATACCATTCTAACCTTGTTTAAACTTTTTAGGCTCGGACCTACTTTTTCGGTACCAATTGTGTTCTTCATTGCCTATCGAGTTATGAAAAATGAGCCGGCGATGTTAAAAGATGGGAGTTGGCTTTGGAAAGTTCTAATTCGAATTTTCGATAAAAAGGTGCTTACCTTTTTGATAGGTTGGAGTGCTGTAGTGTACCTCATACACTGGACGCCATTAGGAATTCGAGGTTTGGAAGCATCCAGAACCGATTTTTTACCGATACACCATTACTTTCCTGTCTATGGTGTAATGTCCTGGGTGTATATCGTTCACATGAGTGGCTTTGTTCTGATGATGATTGTTGTTTATTTGACGACTAGAAAACTAATTGATTCAAGCATGAAGGTTTTTTTAAAATCGTTTAGTATTTACTCAACATTTTTGATCGTTTGTGGTTTTTTAAACTTCGTACCAAAATTAGGAGTAGTATCTAGCAGTATTGGGGTGGTTATTTTTTCTACACTAATCGTTCACGAATTTATCAAGATGAACACACGTTTAAAATTTAACTACTATCAATTGATGGAACGACAGAAAAAATTAGATTATACAGGAAACCTGGCCGGCAGTCTCATCCATGAAGTGAAAAATACCAATCAAATCATCAAAGGCTTTGCTAAAGTACTAGACGATAGTGAAAGCCTCACTCAGCGGGGAAAAGGTGCTTTAGAAATGATTAAAAGTTCTTCAGAGCATTTGGAAGGTTTATCTAACAATTACAAAGAATATTTGAAATCATCTGCAATCTCGTTAGATAAAGTGGACTTGGAGCTAATTATACGGAGATCTATTAGCTTTTCCTCCGAAATGTTGGCTGAGCATGGAGTAGACATTAAGTTCACAAACCATTACAAACCCCTGCATGCATATGTGAATAGGACTAACTTGGAACAAGTATTTATCAATATGATAAAGAATAGCATTGAAGCAATGCCAAGTGAAAGAGAAAAGCGAGAGATACAGATTAGCACGGAAATGAAAGAAGAACGAATCATTATTCATTTGAAGGATACAGGGAAAGGAATCCCTAAGGAAAATTGGGAGAGTATTTTTGACCCATTTATTTCTTTTAATGAAAAGGGAATGGGATTAGGACTTCCATTTGTCAAGAAGACGGTCATCGAACATTTAGGGAATATTTATGTGGTGGAAAGTTCAGCGGAAGGTACCCATTTTCAAATTGAATTACCACAAAATGGGATATTAGTTAGCTAGATAAAAAATAAGCTTCCTAAACATTTGTTTATTGTTAGATTAAGCAGAAAAAAGGGATTGGGACATAACGAAAAGGATAAGCCGAAAAGCCGAACAACAGCCTATTCTAGCTCCGGAAACATACGTAGACTCCAGCGGAAAAAAGCATCGGTGAGACCCCACCGTGCGTCAGCGCGAGGAGGCTCACCAGCCGCCCGCGGAAAGCGTATATATTTCCAGAGCGGGGATAGGCACTATTTATAATTGTTCGTTTTTTCATTGCTTACTATACTTTTGTCCCAGCCTCTTTTCTACTATTACGCTTTAAGGTCAACCAAATTTCCTAAATCTGGGTGTTCTGGTGTCGGGGCACCCATCATTTGGAGTAATTGATAGCTGTTTTGCTCGGAAGTTTGCATCGCTTTTTTTGCTAATGCGATACCTACCTGTTGACCTAGGGAAGCTTGGTTCATGGCCATCGATAATGCCGCTACGTCCAATGCTGTCACCTCCTATGCTTCATGTATCGGTTTATTGTTCCATATTATAAAGAATATGGAACAAAAAAGTTCTGTTAGAAAGAGAATCACCTAACAGAACTTTTTTGTTACTTAGAGATTAAATTCTTCGATTGCAAAAACTCTCGAGCAACCTCCTCATACTTGGCACCATCTATATCCACTTTTGCATTCATCGCTTGCATCTCTTCTTCGGAGATCTGTCCAGCTAAGCCATTAAGCGTTTCTTCTAACCCAGGATAGCTGTCTAAGATTTCTTGACGTATCACGATAGCAGCATCATATTTAGGAAAAAATCCTTTATCGTCCTCGGTTGTTTGGAGATTATTCCGTTCAATTCTACCATCTGTAGTGAAAGCAGGGATTACATCTATTTCCCCATTAATGAGTGCTTGGTACATAACATTAGGGTCAAAGCTTTCCGTTTGAGAGAATTCAAATCCATAAGCTTCTTTAAATGCTTCATACCCATCACCTTTTCTCTCATAAAAGGCATGTGGCGCACCGAATGAAAGATTATTAGAAAGAGCAGCAATATCCGAATAGGTTTCTGCTTCAAAGTCTGCATCTTCTGTATAGGCAAGCGTATAATTGTTTTCAAACCCTAGTGGCTTTAACCATGTCGAGTTATAGGTTTCTTCATATCCTTCTCTAACTCGTTTTAGGATGCTTTCACTAGATTCTCCAGGCTTAGCTTGTTCATTCAGTACAGCTTCTAGGCCAGTACCAGTATATTCTACATACATATCAATCTCTTCGTTTTCTAATGCTGGCGTTAAAATGGCAACTTCCCCTAATCCGTCTCGTAAATCAACATCATAGTCTGTATTTTCTTCAATATAAATGGCTAGCACTTGTGAAAGTATATATTGTTCTGTCCAGTTTTTTCCGGATACAACTAGTGGTTCTTTATTAGAGGCTGAATCTTCTTTCATATCTCCGCATGCAGCTAATAAGATTATAAGAAAAGGGACAAGTGCTATTCCTACAATTTTGATATGTTTCATCTTGCTCGCTCCTTTACGATTTAATTCCTTTCGGTGTTACTTTTTTCTCTAATATTTTTAACACAAAATCAAATAATAAAGCTAGAAGGGCAACTGGTATGGCTCCAGCAAGAACTAAACTATTATTCCAGGATTGGAGTCCTCTCCAGATTACATCGCCTAAACCACCTGCACCTACAAACGTTGCAAGTGTGGCGACCCCAACTGTTAAGACGGTTGCGGTTCGAATTCCAGCCATCATAAAAGGAAGGGAAAGTGGGAGTTGTATCTTCCATAAAACCTGTCTTTTTGTCATTCCCATCCCTTCCCCTGCTTCAATAATTCCTTCATCAACTTCAGTTATCCCTGTATATGTGTTTCGTAATATAGGAAGAAGCGCATAGATGACCAGCGCTACAAGTGCGGTTTTTGCGCCAATTCCTAATATTGGTACTAAAAAACCAAATAATGCAAGACTCGGAATCGTTTGAAGAACCGCTGTAATTCCAATGTATATTTCTGCAACCTTTTGTTTTCTAGAAATATAAATACCAAGTGGGAGTGAGATTGCAACCGCAATTATAATGGCAATGAATGATAGATAAAGATGCTCTATAAACCCTTCTATAATAAGGTCTTGTCTAGATAGGACTGTGTCCCAAAAAACGTGCAAAGCTACCATTTTAATACACCCCCTCTTGGAGATTAGCAATGACATAGAGTAAGTCATCTTTTTCTATGATACCAATCAATTGGTTCGATTCATTTTCGATGCCAACTGTATCGACTTGCTGAATAAGCATCGTTTTTAACACTTCTTGAAGGCTCGTATTTTGATGTAATCTAGGAAGCTCGTTCCATTTTTTATCCAAATCTAGCTGCTTCATAACCGTTTTGGCAGATTTGTAGAGAGAGAATGTTTGTTGTGCTTTTTTGATACGGTCTTCTCCTAAAAAAGAACGCACAAATTCATTGGATGGCGAATGTAAGATTTCGGCTGGTGTCCCCATTTGTTCGAGTCTACCGTCTTTCATGACGACCATTTTGTCCGAAATTTTTATTGCTTCATCCATATCGTGTGTTACGAACACAATCGTTTTATGTATCGTTTGTTGTAACAGTTTTAGCTCCTCTTGAAGCTGTTCCCGACTGATTGGATCCAAGGCACTAAATGGCTCGTCCATAAGTATGATAGGGGGATCTCCTGCAAGTGCTCGAATTACACCAATTCGTTGTTGTTGACCACCGCTTAATTCTAGAGGATACCTTTTTTTATAGATGGAAGGATCTAGGCCAACTAAATCTAATAAATCGTCCACTTTCTTTTGATAGTTTTCCTTTGGCCACCCTTTAAGCTTTGGAACAATCGAAACATTTTCTTCGATGGTCATGTGCGGCATGAGTCCAATCCGTTGGATGACATATCCGATGTTTCTTCGAAGATCCACAGCCTCTTTTTGTGCAATATCTTCTGAATCCATCCATATCCGACCTGATGTTAAAGGAATTAGTTTGTTGATCATCTTCATTGTCGTTGTTTTTCCACATCCACTAGGACCAATCAAAGTAACTAAGTTCCCAGTCGGTATGGTGAAAGAGATATCGTCAACGGCTACAGTACCGTCATTATACGTTTTTTTTACGTTTTCAAACGTGATCATAGAATAATCACCTCCAAATTCGATAGGTAACGACTTAATAGTATAATTACCCCAATAATGAGTCAAAGAATCCGAACTTTTTCAAATAATGTAATTTTCTATCCTCCGGAGGAGAAAAATGAGAAAATGGTGGTTGGACGGATTTTTTAAACAGTGTGACTTACATAATAAAAGGGGGATTTTATATTGAGTGTAAACGATCAAATAAGCGTTGGGGGACTTGACTTTAGTTGGAAGTTAGATAAAGGCTTATTTAACTTTGAAGGACAGGATGCGGTTCTTTTTTGGATTTCAAGTGCTATGAAAGCTTTTTTTGACACGATTGAAGAAATTTCAGGCGAAGAAGCTTCAAGGTTAGTATTAGAAACAACGGGTTATCGACAAGGGATGGTTGTTGGGGACTATTTTGAAAAAATGAAACACGTAAGTGTACAAGAAGCTGCAACCCTTATTACGACAACTTATGCATCCGCGGGATGGGGAAATATCGTAATTGAAAATCTGGACCGAGAAGCGCATACCTTGACAGTCTATTTAAAGGATAGCTGGGAACATAAGATTAATGTTGCACAAGAAAAAACAACAGGAGGAAGTTTTCTTCCAGGCCATTTTGCTGGGATTTTTTCGGGACTATTCGCGACAAATGTCTGGTATGAGGTGGAATATTTCCAATTGGAAGGGCACGAGGACACGAAAATAAACTATTTTCCTTCTGATATTACGATTACGGAAAATATACATAATCTTTCTAGAAAAAAAGAATTAGATCATATTGTACAATTAGAAGCCGAAGTGGAAAACAAAACGAGAGAACTAAAAGATCTCGTAAAGCAACTCTCTTCTCCAATTATTCCAGTGTTAAATGGGATTGTTGTCGTCCCGTTAATTGGGAAATACGATGAAGAACGGTCTGAGGAGCTTGTAACAAAAACGCTAGAAAATTTACCAGCCTATCAAGCTAGCTATCTAATCTTGGACTTAACCGGGTTAGACCAAGATTCGGGGGAACTTACAACCCATTTGATAGGTAGACTTGGTACAGCGGCATCCTTAATTGGGACAGAAACGGTACTTGTTGGAATTTCGCCTAAATTGAGTCAAGTTATTAGCAAACAACCTATTCAATTTAGAGAGTTTAATTGTTTTCAAACCTTGCAGCATGGTATTTATTATGCGTTAGCACAGCAAGGTAGGAGAATTGTGTAGTCGCAAGAACGGAGATATCTAGAAACCATATATATATTGAAGAGATTAGATAGGATGATACATGTGCAAGCAAAACTAATAAGCTCTATAAAAAATCGAACATCACTGGTCTGGAAAATCCCGACGTTTCCCATTTTGCTTATGTTAAACTTTATGTTCGGGTTGGCCACCTCGTTATTTATTCCATTCTCATCTATATTTGGATTAGATGAAGTGGGGATGAGTAATGTAGCTTATGGGATCTTTATGACAATCATGGCAATCGGTGGCGTCGTAATTAGTACGTATATAGGAAAGCTTTCCGATCGAAATGTGAGTCGAAAACTCATTTTAATTGTTTCATCTGTTGCAGCGATTGCTGGTTACTTAGGATTTGCGTACGTTCGGGATTACTATATACTTTGTTTCATCGGATTCTTTCTACTGGGAATTGCATCAGCTACCATGCCTCAATTGTGGGCTCATGCTCGTGAGGTACTTGAGCAATCAGATGTTCCCAAAAAGGAAGTACCTTATGTCATGAATGTATTCCGTATGTTTACAGCATTAGCTTGGACTGTTGGTCCTGCCTTTGCGGGATGGATATTAGTCGTAATGGATTTCGAAGGGCTGTTTATGTTAGTTTCGTTAGGCTTTTTACTGTGTATTTTTGCTATCTTCGTTTTCTTGAAGGATGAACCCAAAAAAGTGGATATGACAGGGAAGCAAGTTATGTTAGGGAAGTTCATGCTTCGGCCGCACATATTTGCGAACATCATAGCAATGTTTTTACTACACGCTGCAACAACTATTAATATGCAAAATATCCCGCAGTTCGTTACGAAGACACTTGGAGGGACGGAAGCACATGTAGGAGTCATTTTTAGTGTACCTCCTGTTTTCGAAGTTCCACTTATGATTATGTTCGGGATTATGGCAACAAGATGGGACTTAGGCAAATTGATAAAACTAGGATTTTTCTTTTCCTTCGCTTATTTTTTCTTAATTTGGAATGTTACTGAGCCATGGCAAATCTATCCTTTACAAATTTTAAGTGCCGCTAACGTAGCGATTACGGCAGGATTGGCAGTTACGTATTTTCAAAACTTTTTGCCGAAAGAGCCGGGTACAGCTACAACACTTTATATGAATGCACAAAAAATTGGCTCGACACTAGGCTTTTTACTATTCGGTTACTTTTCTAGTTTATTTGACTATCAAAACGTATTTACGATTTGTATTTTATTTACAGGAATTGGTTTTTTCGTACTTCTATTTTTCGGACAGGAAAGAAAACACAAAAAAGTAGCAGAATTCTAATAATATGTAACATATTTTAAGAGAAAACGTCAGATTCTATAACAAATAGAAAAGAAGGGACGTTATTCATGAAAAAATGGTTAACCATGTTAGGGATTCTCATCATTCTTTCCGCCTGTGGAACAACGAATGCGGATTCTGATTCAAAGGAACAGCCTATACAACCGTTACCAGCTGGAGAAAAAGTAAATGGTTCTGGTGATCAAGGGAGTGAAGGGATTGTGGCAGGAGAAGTAGAAGCTACGCTACGAGAAGTGGCACCATTACAGTATGTGTACACGCTTAAAAATCAGACAGAAAAACCAGTCAAACTGGACTTTACTAGTTCACAACGCTATGATTTTTCTGTTGAAACGAAGGAAGGCAAACAGGTTTATTTATATTCAAGCACTGCTTCTTTTATACAAGCTTTAGGAGAAGAAGAAATCAAACAGGCTGAAGAATTATCCTACACCTTAGATTTAAACCAACTTGGCCTTTCGTCCGGTGATTATGTGTTAACGGCTTGGATGACACCTAAAGAAGGAAAGAAGTATAAAGTTTCAACGGAATTTACAGTGGAGTGATAATTAGAAAAGCTGATAGCTTTTCATTGGTTAAGCGAATCTATTCTCTTTTTAAGGCGTACTACTTACTAAAGACTGGAGTAAGGAGTGGAGTTTGTGACGCAAAATAAGAAGGGGGATAGGGTCGCAGTCTGGATGGTGATTGGGATAGCAATCGGCACTGCGATTGGAGCGGCGATGAATAATATGGGAGTGGGGATTGCGCTAGGTGTCGCATTTGGAGTTGCTATTGGATCAACGAGACATAATAAAAAGACCTAAGGACAATGAACGAGGGAAAAAAGACCAATGATGGTCTTTTTTTTGTGCTCAAATGTAGTCTTATAGCATTAACTTAGTAAAAATGTACTGTTTATAATTGTTTTTGGTTAATTAATGAACATTAATTATTAATTGTGATATACTATTTACCATCAAAGGAGGGATGGGAATTTGGAAAAGGGTATTGGAATAAGTGGGATGGGGCGAATTGGAAGGCTATTAGTCCGCGCTATAATGTCGAATCCGGTGATGAGAAAGGAATTAAAAGCAATTAACAGCACCTATCCAGCTGAAACAATTGCACATTTGCTGAAATATGACTCGGTACATGGAACGTGGGATGTAGATATTCAGGCAACGGAGCATTCTATTACAATTAATGAAAGCGTTTTACAGGTTGCGTATTCTCGAGAGCCAGAAAAGATTCCATGGAAAGATTTTGGAGTGGATCTTGTCATTGATTCGACTGGAAAATTTAATCACAGAGCTGGGGCCGAAAAACATACGGAAGCAGGTGCATCCACCGTTCTTATCACAGCGCCTGGTCAAGAAATGGATCAGACCGTTGTGATGGGAGTCAATCATCAGATGTACAATCCAGAAAAGGATAGATTCCTATCCGCAGCATCATGTACAACAAATTGTGTCGTACCAATATTGAAAGTCTTGGATGAAGCTTTTTCAATTAAGAGAGGTTGGGTGACTACGGTTCACTCTTATACTTCCGACCAAAACCATTTGGATAATCCTCATAAAGATTTGAGAAGAGCCCGATCGTGTACCCAATCCATTATTCCAACGACAACGGGTATCGGTAAGGCGCTTCAAGGGGTATTCCCTCATCTGGCGAGTAAGCTTGAAGGGACAGCAATCCGCGTACCAACGGAAGATGTATCCTTGCTTGACTTAACAATTGAGGTTGATAGAAAGACGACAGTGAAAGAAGTG includes:
- a CDS encoding PH domain-containing protein, whose amino-acid sequence is MSETRRYHPLLILFQIVKLIRSSIVFIVYLFVLKAGSDADYVFYGRIVFLAIFILTFLSIIFRWFVQTYQVDERAFHLNKGLFVKSKQTVPFTKIQNINRHTSFFHRLFQVTSIHFETGMNNEESSVDFPVITQAEADRLEAQVKQFDTNVDQEGEEQVLENQEPSLHKTIHFTPTKKDTFKAAFSSLSFLVFVPLLISVYTNIDDIFDLDKQAEGLFYIIIHSWWITTIVVFIIIVSSLAYGIIRTYIKYGKYEISSDSDRIYIKKGILDETAFSISKEKVQAVEVSQSFMKRILGLAEVKLTSTSNSINDKLEVNTLYPFLPIHRAYGIISDILPSYNIVEEMERLPKQSLWIRLMRPSWFWIIVVIVLFFWKPAFLGLDGFWWMGSILLFVVIYLSRVLDYFHTRYVLRGPFIQMKTGSFSTTLFMTKRDKVIGVTVSRGPVQRKLRLASILTKNRANPIRYSGLDDVPQSIANDFYYWYADRRKDINIEE
- a CDS encoding OsmC family protein, translated to MEFAVKWKDKMAFSGQTPSGHEINMDASAEVGGENTGARPTELLLNAVAGCTGIDIISILKKMRLDPTSFEMKIEGSRAEEHPKRFTKVHIHYALEGELPEDKVARAIKLSMDTYCSVSHSLNAEITASYSINGTEGKEEL
- a CDS encoding DUF2812 domain-containing protein, with amino-acid sequence MNKKIFKIFWVWQNDAEENWLRNMANNGWDFIRYNWFFYTFKRTEPKDYVYKLDYKGNRKNDVAEYINLFEDAGWEHVGRFQDWYYFRTNASLHKETPDIYSHLESKVKKYKDLSNFILNVLIAVLTIFFTIVLPAKYAYVSILQILYVILILLNGFSYVRLLRKIRRMERTHI
- a CDS encoding beta-ketoacyl synthase N-terminal-like domain-containing protein translates to MKIVCTGYGVLAPNTINIDAYKKNLEQGNCALELEEGAGPKDESNIVGYIREGLEEFELDKKEKRLPRVTKMGIKATKEAINSARIDLEGKKVGLFFGVSLGATGEELYQDAIKQANEDNYRKVPLVFSHYANTHSISAAIAHSIGLKGMVKTITTGCTSSLEAVEEAMVYLKSGKIDVAIVGGSDTPICPPTTYAFSKTRVLPLNQGLEDGAVPFHSDSAGFAMAEAAGAVILEREEDAVHRSADIRGEIVDIVSNNDGIYIFSLDESGEQMLAALKEVTMNRTPDYINSQALGIQINDKIEEKCSKTLFDHKIPYTSIKSMYGNPFGAIGILQVISTLLSLEHGFIPPTIRTDKKGYESMNVVTQTVYQEVKEVAITNHGYGGNNACAYIKKYNHR
- a CDS encoding sensor histidine kinase, coding for MVWQMDVGILYFKGILEEDTILTLFKLFRLGPTFSVPIVFFIAYRVMKNEPAMLKDGSWLWKVLIRIFDKKVLTFLIGWSAVVYLIHWTPLGIRGLEASRTDFLPIHHYFPVYGVMSWVYIVHMSGFVLMMIVVYLTTRKLIDSSMKVFLKSFSIYSTFLIVCGFLNFVPKLGVVSSSIGVVIFSTLIVHEFIKMNTRLKFNYYQLMERQKKLDYTGNLAGSLIHEVKNTNQIIKGFAKVLDDSESLTQRGKGALEMIKSSSEHLEGLSNNYKEYLKSSAISLDKVDLELIIRRSISFSSEMLAEHGVDIKFTNHYKPLHAYVNRTNLEQVFINMIKNSIEAMPSEREKREIQISTEMKEERIIIHLKDTGKGIPKENWESIFDPFISFNEKGMGLGLPFVKKTVIEHLGNIYVVESSAEGTHFQIELPQNGILVS
- a CDS encoding YjfB family protein; the encoded protein is MDVAALSMAMNQASLGQQVGIALAKKAMQTSEQNSYQLLQMMGAPTPEHPDLGNLVDLKA
- a CDS encoding ABC transporter substrate-binding protein gives rise to the protein MKHIKIVGIALVPFLIILLAACGDMKEDSASNKEPLVVSGKNWTEQYILSQVLAIYIEENTDYDVDLRDGLGEVAILTPALENEEIDMYVEYTGTGLEAVLNEQAKPGESSESILKRVREGYEETYNSTWLKPLGFENNYTLAYTEDADFEAETYSDIAALSNNLSFGAPHAFYERKGDGYEAFKEAYGFEFSQTESFDPNVMYQALINGEIDVIPAFTTDGRIERNNLQTTEDDKGFFPKYDAAIVIRQEILDSYPGLEETLNGLAGQISEEEMQAMNAKVDIDGAKYEEVAREFLQSKNLISK
- a CDS encoding ABC transporter permease, which gives rise to MVALHVFWDTVLSRQDLIIEGFIEHLYLSFIAIIIAVAISLPLGIYISRKQKVAEIYIGITAVLQTIPSLALFGFLVPILGIGAKTALVALVIYALLPILRNTYTGITEVDEGIIEAGEGMGMTKRQVLWKIQLPLSLPFMMAGIRTATVLTVGVATLATFVGAGGLGDVIWRGLQSWNNSLVLAGAIPVALLALLFDFVLKILEKKVTPKGIKS